A stretch of the Planktothricoides raciborskii GIHE-MW2 genome encodes the following:
- the hemW gene encoding radical SAM family heme chaperone HemW: MNFNENEQPKSVYIHIPFCRRRCFYCDFPIFVIGDRQQGENSSTIQKYIETLIQEIEMTPGGGQPLETVFFGGGTPSLLSVHQLNQIMEILDRRFGISASPEISIEMDPGTFDLEKLYGYVQGGINRVSLGIQAFQDELLSMCGRSHSSKDIFTAIDLLYQVGVSDFSIDLISGLPHQTLDQWQNSLETAVMLTPSHISSYDLIIEPGTAFHRYYKPGVPPFPDDQSTADMYRLAVQILTDAGYQHYEVSNYAFPGHQCRHNRVYWENLPYYGFGMGATSYVQGQRFTRPRKIAEYYQWVEQSIAAGGKIDCPKTLESERLLETIMLGLRLTDGINCATLVERFGDNVLQRIWPSLHQYHRQGWVEILTSEGIPIPLSPESPLPPSSRIRLTDPEGFLFSNTILATLFQQLE; this comes from the coding sequence ATGAATTTCAATGAGAATGAGCAACCGAAATCCGTTTATATTCACATACCCTTTTGTCGTCGTCGCTGCTTTTATTGTGATTTTCCGATCTTTGTCATCGGCGATCGCCAACAAGGGGAGAATTCTAGCACGATCCAGAAATATATAGAAACGTTGATTCAAGAGATCGAGATGACTCCCGGTGGCGGTCAACCCTTGGAAACAGTTTTTTTTGGCGGGGGTACTCCTTCTCTGCTTTCAGTTCATCAGTTAAACCAAATTATGGAAATTCTCGATCGCCGGTTTGGTATCAGCGCCAGTCCAGAAATCTCCATCGAAATGGATCCAGGAACCTTTGACTTAGAAAAGTTGTATGGTTACGTCCAAGGGGGAATTAATCGCGTTAGTTTAGGCATCCAAGCATTTCAAGACGAATTACTAAGTATGTGTGGGCGATCGCACAGTTCTAAAGACATTTTTACAGCCATCGACCTGCTGTACCAAGTAGGGGTTTCCGACTTCAGCATCGATCTGATCTCTGGACTGCCCCATCAAACCCTAGATCAATGGCAAAACTCCCTAGAAACCGCCGTCATGCTGACACCTAGCCACATTTCTAGTTACGACTTAATCATCGAACCAGGGACGGCTTTTCATCGCTACTACAAGCCTGGAGTTCCTCCCTTTCCCGACGATCAAAGCACTGCGGATATGTACCGTCTAGCGGTGCAAATTTTAACCGATGCGGGTTATCAACACTATGAAGTCTCCAACTATGCCTTCCCCGGACATCAATGTCGGCATAATCGAGTTTATTGGGAAAACCTGCCTTACTACGGTTTTGGCATGGGTGCCACCAGCTATGTCCAAGGACAAAGGTTTACCAGACCCCGGAAAATCGCTGAATATTACCAATGGGTCGAACAATCGATCGCCGCAGGGGGAAAAATTGATTGCCCAAAAACTCTGGAAAGCGAACGCTTGCTAGAAACTATCATGCTGGGATTGCGTTTAACTGATGGCATAAATTGTGCCACCCTGGTCGAACGGTTTGGTGACAATGTACTTCAGCGAATTTGGCCAAGTTTACACCAATACCACCGTCAAGGATGGGTAGAAATCCTCACCTCTGAAGGAATACCGATCCCCTTATCCCCGGAATCCCCATTACCCCCAAGCAGTCGCATCCGACTCACGGATCCCGAAGGATTTTTATTCTCCAATACGATTTTGGCGACCCTGTTTCAACAACTAGAATAA
- the hpsE gene encoding hormogonium polysaccharide biosynthesis glycosyltransferase HpsE, which yields MVDFTVAIPTYNGETRLPDVLERLRSQVETESFTWEILVIDNNSCDRTAQVIREYQTQWPSWCPLIYYFCPEQGAAFARQKAVEKAKGKLIGFLDDDNLPEKNWVAAAYEFGQNHPQLGAYGSQIHGYFFEANTPEEMPKNFKEIASFLAIVERGNTPHLYNLYHKILPPGAGLVVRKDVWLKSVPNRLFLNHQGKEAGMASEDLEALLHIQKAGWEIWYNPEMIVYHKIPNNRLKADYLRLLTRCVGLSRHRLRMMTLETWQIPLAFPAYLANDLRRLVLHLIKHGLNVKKDPVAASQREFLVSTLVSPLFLWKKKQSKKIPREIFSQSLQKTEQILNQIAQGFEQDRFCLYAQEIQPISPFNSSNQHTEILLRLKDELDRILLPSEFMPIAQHYKLMPTIDRWVVRQIFREIAGESLDPSLSLYEINVSIETVKDPNFINFLHREFREYEITPEMISFAISETCAIANLETIIKFINYIKKIGSQLTLDHVGRGNISPKYIKKMPVDYLKIDGKFFSQRASNRPSIDKIYQINDLGHQLGMKTIAEAVENQEIFEQMKSIGVDYVQGYGIAPTHPLITYSHRQSLLS from the coding sequence ATGGTGGACTTTACCGTAGCAATTCCGACTTATAACGGCGAAACTCGATTACCTGATGTACTGGAACGACTGCGATCGCAAGTTGAGACTGAATCATTTACCTGGGAAATTTTAGTCATTGATAACAACAGCTGCGATCGCACCGCTCAGGTAATTCGCGAATATCAAACCCAGTGGCCTTCATGGTGCCCATTAATCTATTACTTTTGTCCCGAACAAGGGGCAGCATTTGCACGCCAAAAAGCCGTAGAAAAAGCCAAAGGAAAACTCATCGGATTTCTCGATGATGATAATCTACCGGAAAAAAACTGGGTAGCTGCTGCTTATGAATTCGGCCAAAACCATCCCCAACTTGGCGCTTATGGCAGCCAAATTCATGGGTATTTTTTTGAAGCCAATACCCCAGAAGAAATGCCGAAAAATTTTAAAGAAATTGCTAGTTTTTTAGCCATTGTCGAAAGAGGAAATACACCCCATTTATATAATCTATACCATAAAATACTACCCCCAGGGGCAGGGTTAGTGGTAAGAAAAGATGTTTGGTTAAAAAGCGTACCCAATCGGTTATTTTTAAATCATCAAGGCAAAGAAGCTGGTATGGCCAGTGAAGATTTAGAAGCGTTATTGCATATTCAAAAAGCCGGGTGGGAAATTTGGTATAACCCAGAAATGATTGTATATCATAAAATTCCTAATAATCGCTTAAAAGCCGATTATTTACGGCTACTTACTCGCTGTGTCGGCTTAAGCAGACATAGACTACGTATGATGACCCTAGAAACTTGGCAAATACCTTTAGCCTTTCCTGCATATTTGGCTAACGATCTGCGTCGATTAGTTCTTCATTTAATTAAACATGGTCTGAACGTAAAAAAAGATCCCGTTGCGGCCTCCCAAAGAGAATTTCTCGTCAGTACCCTGGTGAGTCCTTTATTTTTATGGAAGAAAAAACAGAGCAAAAAGATTCCCAGGGAAATCTTCAGTCAATCTTTACAAAAAACCGAACAAATTCTCAATCAAATTGCTCAAGGATTTGAACAAGATCGCTTTTGTCTTTATGCTCAAGAAATTCAGCCGATTAGCCCCTTTAATTCCTCAAACCAACATACAGAAATTCTCTTAAGACTAAAAGACGAACTCGATCGCATTCTCCTGCCGAGTGAATTTATGCCGATCGCCCAACATTATAAATTGATGCCCACCATTGACCGCTGGGTCGTTCGCCAAATTTTTAGGGAAATTGCCGGGGAAAGTCTCGACCCCAGTTTATCTTTATATGAAATCAATGTTTCCATAGAAACGGTGAAAGATCCTAATTTTATCAATTTTCTTCACCGTGAATTTAGAGAGTATGAAATTACGCCAGAAATGATATCCTTTGCGATTTCAGAAACTTGTGCGATTGCTAATTTAGAAACAATAATTAAATTTATTAACTACATCAAAAAAATCGGCAGTCAACTCACCTTAGATCATGTGGGCAGGGGAAATATTTCTCCTAAATATATCAAAAAAATGCCAGTAGATTACTTGAAAATTGATGGTAAATTCTTCAGCCAGCGGGCGTCAAATCGGCCAAGCATTGATAAAATTTATCAGATCAATGATTTAGGTCATCAACTTGGCATGAAAACAATTGCCGAAGCCGTAGAAAACCAAGAAATTTTTGAACAAATGAAATCCATAGGAGTCGATTACGTCCAAGGGTATGGCATTGCCCCAACCCACCCCTTAATCACTTACAGTCATCGGCAATCTCTCCTCAGTTAG
- a CDS encoding RNA-binding protein — protein MSIYVGNLSYQVTQDDLNEVFAEYGTVKRVQLPTDRETGKMRGFGFVELDTEAQEQAAIDALDGAEWMGRDIKVNKAKPRESGGNRGGSFKGGGNGGGGGRRGGGGGGYNRNRF, from the coding sequence ATGTCTATTTACGTTGGTAATCTTTCATACCAAGTTACCCAAGACGACTTGAATGAGGTTTTTGCTGAATATGGAACCGTTAAGCGAGTTCAACTCCCCACGGATCGTGAGACTGGAAAGATGCGGGGTTTTGGATTTGTCGAATTGGACACCGAAGCGCAAGAACAAGCCGCCATTGATGCCCTCGATGGTGCCGAGTGGATGGGTCGTGATATTAAAGTCAACAAAGCCAAGCCTCGGGAAAGTGGGGGAAATCGGGGTGGCAGCTTCAAAGGCGGCGGCAACGGCGGCGGCGGCGGTCGTCGTGGTGGCGGCGGCGGCGGCTACAATCGTAACCGCTTCTAA
- a CDS encoding adenylate/guanylate cyclase domain-containing protein encodes MVVDSQSVNVFPSGIPQETALDADKLGCEIKECSILFSDIYGYKYLIQNFESSEVANLLDEYFQLMINAVYEYKQNLDQQIELAGIRNSIVAVFSSSIAVENHAWLAVQTAMQMCKRLADFNQRRQTENKPAIKIGIGINSDLILSGQKGSTKRMEFTAIGEGVSIAYYLEGLSKQYGCDIVLSKNTYEKCADRVWVRELDVIRMRNNKTPVPIYEILGLRSDPLSSDQEQILELYHKGREFYLNRQFANAMGEFARVRKINAHDQAAGLLLQRCQKLIKNPPADDWDGAWSITGEQ; translated from the coding sequence ATGGTAGTAGATAGCCAGTCAGTTAATGTTTTCCCGTCCGGCATTCCCCAAGAAACCGCTCTTGATGCTGATAAATTGGGGTGCGAAATCAAGGAATGCTCGATTTTGTTTTCTGATATTTATGGTTACAAATATTTGATTCAAAATTTTGAGTCATCAGAGGTAGCCAATCTGCTTGATGAATATTTTCAGTTAATGATTAATGCGGTGTATGAATATAAACAAAATCTAGACCAACAAATAGAATTAGCGGGAATTAGAAATTCAATTGTCGCTGTGTTTAGTTCGTCAATTGCCGTGGAGAATCATGCATGGCTGGCAGTTCAAACCGCAATGCAAATGTGCAAGCGTTTGGCGGATTTTAATCAGCGGCGGCAAACGGAAAATAAACCAGCGATTAAAATTGGCATTGGGATTAATTCCGATCTGATTTTAAGTGGTCAAAAGGGTTCCACTAAACGAATGGAATTCACCGCCATTGGTGAAGGGGTCAGTATTGCTTATTATTTAGAAGGTCTGAGTAAGCAGTATGGTTGCGATATCGTACTGAGTAAAAATACTTATGAAAAATGTGCCGATCGCGTCTGGGTGAGAGAACTGGATGTGATTCGGATGCGGAATAATAAGACCCCAGTACCTATTTATGAAATTTTGGGACTACGTTCTGACCCCTTGTCTTCGGATCAGGAGCAGATTCTCGAACTGTATCATAAAGGTCGTGAGTTTTATTTGAACCGTCAGTTTGCCAATGCGATGGGTGAGTTTGCCAGAGTTAGAAAAATAAATGCCCACGATCAAGCGGCTGGGTTGCTGTTGCAACGGTGCCAAAAGTTGATCAAAAATCCTCCCGCTGATGATTGGGATGGCGCCTGGAGTATTACCGGCGAACAATAA
- a CDS encoding adenylate/guanylate cyclase domain-containing protein, translating to MTDASPNRRIHNSNMENSTHTVTIDATVVNLENDGKNIEQKPASEKAPAFAQPAEEQAAPTSSNALVTTQGTFKSFLAPLNKENFKQVVSDVETKLEVVNQTLSMLDSLLDAQGFDSILNEMLRSITLKTGELLGADRTTIFLLDEDKNELWSIVAKGDTGDSLEIRIPADQGIAGEVATFKKVVNIPFDFFDDARSAQSKKTYKQTKYRTYTMLCMPLLKKQEDNKPEELVAVVQLMNKLKKVHDPEQPLSDRIDTRGFTEEDEKVFQEFAPSVLMILESSRSFRKASQRQRAAAALMSATQSLSKSSLDLEDTLKRVMDEAKKLMNADRSTLWLIDEEKNELWTKIPIDGVIQEVRIPRNAGFAGQVATSGKPLNISFDLYAHPGSETSKQTDQKTKYRTCSLLCMPVFNSDGELIGVTQLVNKKKYNEHPPYDPTTWPEAPEFWKASFSRSDQEFMEAFNTQAGVALQNAKLFATVRQQEQLQRDILRSLSNGVISTNKNGIIIAANQTAKQLLGFGKDDRLEEQHICNVVKLQQEDQFAKWFEQALAGTDEKARNQYYPEQTLLSHNSEEEHSINLSINSISDAKDPTNVYGALVVMDDISDEKRLKSTMYRYMTQEVAEALLQSGDTGLGGKKKEVSVLFSDIRSYTTLTEGMEPEEVVAMLNEYFESMVDAVFKYKGTLDKYIGDAIMAVFGSPLPLADHEWCAVQTAVEMGQRLKVFNKKRQAEGKKTLSIGIGLHSDAVVSGNIGSSKRMELTSIGDGVNLASRLEGTSKMYGCVIVISEKTYEACKDRVWVRELDFITVKGKTEPVRIYELVGLKDGPLAQEIDPKQKELIDAYHQGREYYLNREFELAMSRFGKVIEIDKDNKAANLHIDRCLHFIENPPADNWDGVWKLTEK from the coding sequence ATGACAGATGCATCTCCGAATCGCCGTATTCACAACAGTAATATGGAAAACAGTACACATACCGTCACCATTGATGCCACTGTTGTCAACCTCGAAAATGACGGCAAAAACATTGAGCAAAAACCAGCATCAGAAAAAGCACCCGCATTTGCACAGCCTGCCGAGGAACAAGCTGCACCTACGAGTAGTAATGCCCTAGTAACTACCCAGGGAACCTTTAAGTCGTTTCTCGCCCCTCTGAACAAAGAAAACTTTAAACAAGTTGTCAGCGACGTTGAGACAAAACTAGAGGTGGTGAATCAAACCCTGTCCATGTTGGACAGTCTCTTAGACGCCCAGGGGTTTGACTCCATACTGAATGAAATGTTGCGTTCCATCACCTTAAAAACAGGGGAATTACTCGGAGCAGATCGCACCACGATTTTTTTATTAGATGAAGATAAAAACGAACTCTGGTCAATTGTCGCCAAAGGAGACACGGGAGACTCCTTAGAGATTCGCATTCCGGCAGATCAAGGGATTGCCGGGGAAGTGGCCACCTTTAAGAAAGTGGTGAATATACCCTTTGACTTTTTTGATGATGCGCGATCGGCGCAATCCAAAAAAACCTACAAACAGACTAAATACCGCACCTACACCATGCTCTGTATGCCCTTGTTAAAAAAACAAGAGGACAACAAACCGGAGGAGTTGGTGGCTGTGGTGCAGTTGATGAACAAGTTAAAAAAAGTTCACGATCCCGAACAGCCACTAAGCGATCGCATCGATACCAGAGGCTTTACCGAAGAAGATGAGAAAGTTTTCCAAGAATTCGCCCCATCGGTATTGATGATCCTGGAATCTTCTCGGTCTTTCCGCAAAGCCTCGCAGCGGCAACGGGCTGCCGCTGCCCTGATGTCGGCAACTCAATCTCTGAGTAAGAGTAGCTTAGACCTGGAAGATACCCTGAAACGGGTCATGGATGAAGCCAAAAAGCTGATGAACGCCGATCGCTCAACCCTCTGGTTGATCGACGAAGAAAAAAATGAGCTCTGGACAAAAATCCCTATCGATGGAGTAATACAAGAAGTTAGGATTCCCCGAAATGCTGGTTTTGCTGGTCAAGTGGCCACGTCCGGCAAGCCTTTGAACATTTCCTTTGACTTATATGCCCATCCTGGGTCAGAAACCTCCAAACAAACCGACCAAAAAACTAAATATCGGACGTGCAGCTTACTCTGTATGCCAGTATTTAACTCCGATGGCGAGTTGATTGGCGTAACTCAATTGGTGAACAAAAAGAAATATAACGAACATCCTCCGTACGATCCGACCACTTGGCCGGAAGCGCCAGAATTCTGGAAAGCGTCTTTTAGTCGTTCTGACCAGGAATTCATGGAAGCGTTTAACACCCAAGCAGGGGTGGCGTTGCAAAATGCCAAACTATTTGCCACCGTTAGACAACAAGAACAACTGCAACGGGATATTCTCCGCAGTCTCAGCAATGGGGTGATTTCTACCAATAAAAATGGAATTATTATTGCTGCCAATCAAACCGCTAAACAATTGCTTGGTTTTGGCAAAGACGATCGCTTAGAAGAGCAGCACATCTGCAACGTCGTCAAGCTGCAACAAGAAGATCAGTTTGCCAAATGGTTTGAACAAGCTTTGGCGGGGACAGACGAAAAAGCCCGCAATCAATACTATCCCGAACAAACCCTGCTCTCCCATAATTCAGAGGAAGAGCATAGTATTAATTTGTCCATTAATTCGATCTCCGACGCCAAAGATCCCACAAATGTCTATGGGGCTCTGGTGGTCATGGATGACATCAGTGATGAAAAACGGCTCAAGAGTACCATGTATCGTTACATGACCCAGGAAGTGGCCGAAGCATTACTCCAAAGTGGCGATACGGGTCTGGGTGGCAAGAAGAAAGAAGTCTCGGTGCTGTTCTCGGATATTCGCAGCTACACCACTCTCACAGAAGGGATGGAACCGGAAGAAGTGGTGGCCATGCTCAACGAGTATTTTGAGTCAATGGTGGATGCGGTCTTTAAATACAAAGGCACCCTGGACAAATACATTGGGGACGCAATTATGGCCGTGTTTGGTTCCCCGTTACCCTTGGCTGACCACGAATGGTGTGCGGTGCAAACCGCTGTGGAAATGGGACAACGCTTAAAAGTGTTTAACAAAAAGCGCCAAGCGGAAGGGAAGAAAACTCTCTCTATTGGCATTGGGCTTCATTCCGATGCCGTGGTCAGTGGTAATATTGGCTCCAGCAAACGGATGGAATTAACCTCCATTGGGGACGGGGTAAACTTAGCCTCTCGTTTGGAAGGCACCAGCAAAATGTACGGCTGCGTGATCGTGATCAGTGAAAAAACTTACGAAGCCTGTAAAGATCGTGTTTGGGTTCGGGAACTCGACTTTATTACGGTTAAAGGTAAAACTGAGCCAGTGAGAATTTATGAGTTAGTCGGCCTTAAAGATGGCCCTCTGGCGCAAGAAATCGATCCAAAACAGAAGGAGTTGATCGACGCTTACCACCAAGGTCGCGAATATTACCTAAATCGCGAGTTTGAACTGGCAATGTCTAGGTTTGGTAAAGTGATTGAAATTGATAAAGATAACAAAGCCGCCAATTTGCATATCGATCGGTGTTTACATTTCATCGAAAATCCGCCCGCAGACAACTGGGATGGTGTTTGGAAGCTCACAGAAAAATAG
- the recN gene encoding DNA repair protein RecN yields MLLSLRIENFALVDHLELEFGQGLNVLTGETGAGKSIILDAVDVALAGKVNGRMIRTGTERSLVEATFAVTPLVAEWLREQEIDPLDGKWLVASRDLSMNRTGAMRSRSRLNGILVNRKMMDSLRDRLVEITAQGQTTQLGQPAKQRDWLDAFGGADLIQQRQAVAQAFTHYSKCQETLENRRKSEQQRLQRLDVLQYQVKELGEAALTDPEELSQLEQERQRLSHVVELQQQSYQVYQALYQNDLGSEAAADLLGQVESTIADMVQYDPELQSVLDLVKEALTDVVEAGRQMSRYSASLEADPDRLEEVEQRINELKKICRKYGPSLPEAIAYYHRIQGELAEITSGEDSLEKLEQAAAQAEMELKNRCNQLTDLRRVGARNLSDRLLEELRPLAMDKVRFEVEITPIAPTSTGADRITFLFSPNPGEPLQPLSETASGGEMSRFLLALKACFIDVEVSSTLVFDEIDVGVSGRVAQAIAEKLHQLSYRQQILFVTHQPIVAAMADHHFHVHKKIITADSVDYSADNPENDPGQRTVVRVQPLANHQRREELAQLAGGKSAGEAIAFAESLLGQAAQIRLSLRS; encoded by the coding sequence ATGTTGCTCTCCCTGCGAATTGAAAATTTTGCTTTAGTTGACCATCTGGAATTAGAATTTGGTCAAGGTCTTAATGTCCTAACTGGGGAAACTGGTGCTGGTAAATCAATTATTTTAGATGCGGTGGATGTGGCGTTAGCCGGGAAAGTTAACGGGCGCATGATTCGCACAGGTACGGAGCGATCGCTTGTGGAGGCGACTTTTGCGGTCACACCATTGGTGGCGGAATGGTTACGAGAACAAGAAATCGATCCCCTAGATGGCAAGTGGCTGGTAGCCAGTCGGGATCTGAGTATGAATCGAACTGGGGCCATGCGGAGTCGTTCTCGACTCAATGGCATTTTGGTGAATCGAAAAATGATGGATTCATTGCGCGATCGCCTCGTGGAAATTACCGCCCAAGGTCAAACCACACAACTGGGACAACCAGCCAAACAACGAGACTGGCTGGATGCTTTTGGGGGCGCCGATTTAATCCAGCAACGGCAAGCGGTCGCTCAAGCATTTACCCACTACAGCAAATGTCAAGAAACCTTAGAAAACCGGCGAAAATCAGAACAACAACGCTTACAACGCTTAGATGTCCTGCAATATCAAGTCAAAGAACTCGGTGAAGCGGCTTTGACCGATCCCGAAGAGTTGTCGCAGCTTGAGCAAGAACGGCAACGGCTTAGTCATGTAGTAGAACTGCAACAACAAAGTTATCAAGTTTATCAAGCCCTTTACCAAAACGATCTCGGGTCGGAAGCCGCAGCGGATCTCCTGGGTCAAGTGGAGTCCACGATCGCCGACATGGTGCAATACGATCCAGAGTTACAATCGGTTTTGGATTTAGTTAAAGAAGCCTTAACCGATGTGGTGGAAGCGGGGCGGCAAATGAGTCGCTATAGTGCTAGTTTGGAAGCGGATCCCGACCGTCTCGAAGAAGTGGAACAGCGAATTAATGAACTGAAAAAGATTTGCCGCAAGTATGGCCCTAGCTTGCCAGAAGCGATCGCCTATTACCATCGCATACAAGGGGAACTCGCGGAAATCACCAGTGGGGAAGACTCTTTAGAAAAATTAGAGCAAGCAGCGGCACAAGCTGAGATGGAACTGAAAAATCGTTGTAACCAGTTAACGGATTTGCGTCGAGTAGGGGCGAGAAACCTGAGCGATCGCCTACTAGAAGAACTCCGACCCTTGGCAATGGATAAAGTCCGCTTTGAAGTAGAGATTACACCGATCGCCCCTACCAGTACCGGCGCCGATCGGATCACCTTTTTATTTAGTCCCAATCCGGGGGAACCTTTGCAACCCTTGAGTGAAACCGCCTCAGGGGGTGAAATGAGTCGTTTTCTCTTGGCCCTAAAAGCTTGTTTTATCGATGTAGAGGTATCCTCAACCTTAGTCTTTGACGAAATCGACGTGGGAGTTTCCGGCAGAGTAGCCCAGGCGATCGCCGAAAAACTGCACCAACTCAGTTATCGGCAGCAAATCTTATTTGTCACCCACCAACCCATTGTCGCGGCAATGGCTGACCATCATTTCCATGTCCACAAAAAAATCATCACCGCTGATTCCGTAGATTACTCAGCAGATAATCCAGAAAACGATCCTGGACAGCGGACAGTGGTACGGGTTCAGCCCTTAGCCAATCATCAACGACGGGAAGAACTAGCCCAACTCGCCGGAGGCAAGTCGGCGGGAGAGGCGATCGCGTTTGCGGAATCCCTCCTGGGGCAAGCGGCACAAATCCGTCTTTCCTTACGCAGCTAG
- a CDS encoding KGK domain-containing protein, whose amino-acid sequence MAEKFEALHAGDVISTSGSSLMFQCTFKVSEFMTIIHSKLEEESLFSEGIDCEVLSPGKQWRKGKIQLRLEFCPDEEEA is encoded by the coding sequence ATGGCGGAAAAATTTGAAGCTCTCCATGCAGGAGATGTCATTTCTACCAGTGGTAGTAGTTTAATGTTTCAATGCACGTTCAAAGTTAGTGAATTTATGACAATTATTCATAGTAAATTAGAAGAAGAAAGTCTATTTTCCGAAGGAATAGATTGCGAAGTCCTTAGCCCGGGTAAGCAATGGCGGAAAGGAAAAATTCAACTCCGTTTAGAGTTTTGTCCCGATGAGGAAGAAGCGTAA
- the ccsB gene encoding c-type cytochrome biogenesis protein CcsB produces the protein MNLVLLQNYLDNAAFAVLLVTMMLYWVGAAFPGIPLLWGLGTSGMAIANLCMATLLGARWIEAGYFPLSNLYESLFFLAWGITTMHLIAENMSRSRLVGVATAPVAMGITAFAALTLPPQMQSAEPLVPALKSNWLMMHVSVMMLSYSTLMVGAVLAIAFLIVTRGQAVELRGSSIGNGAYRNSENRLQLGADALVINQFSPMTTAEVAGFSQNNGSPGSSSNVALLEPKQVKTAGQFQEATTLSPQRLSLAETLDNISYRIIGLGFPLLTIGIIAGAVWANEAWGTYWSWDPKETWALITWLVFAAYLHARITRGWQGRRPAILAATGFVVVWICYLGVNLLGKGLHSYGWFF, from the coding sequence ATGAATCTGGTATTACTCCAGAATTACCTGGACAATGCAGCATTTGCCGTATTGCTGGTGACTATGATGCTTTATTGGGTGGGTGCTGCCTTTCCGGGGATTCCTTTGCTCTGGGGTTTGGGAACCAGTGGCATGGCGATCGCCAACCTCTGCATGGCCACCTTACTCGGTGCCCGTTGGATCGAAGCCGGTTACTTTCCCTTGAGTAACTTGTATGAATCGCTCTTTTTCCTGGCTTGGGGCATTACCACCATGCATTTGATTGCGGAAAATATGAGCCGCAGCCGGTTGGTGGGAGTGGCTACCGCACCCGTGGCAATGGGGATTACCGCTTTTGCCGCTTTAACCTTGCCGCCACAAATGCAATCCGCAGAACCCTTGGTTCCCGCCCTCAAATCCAACTGGCTGATGATGCACGTCAGTGTGATGATGCTGAGTTATTCCACCCTGATGGTGGGTGCGGTCTTGGCGATCGCCTTCCTCATTGTCACTCGCGGACAAGCGGTGGAACTCCGAGGCAGTTCCATTGGTAACGGCGCCTACCGCAACTCAGAAAATCGCTTACAACTAGGGGCTGACGCCTTAGTCATCAATCAATTTAGCCCTATGACCACCGCCGAAGTTGCCGGATTTAGCCAAAATAATGGCAGCCCTGGGAGTTCCTCCAACGTGGCACTCCTGGAACCCAAGCAGGTGAAAACCGCCGGACAATTCCAAGAAGCCACCACCCTCTCTCCGCAACGTCTCAGCCTTGCGGAAACCCTGGATAACATTAGTTATCGGATCATTGGTCTGGGATTTCCCCTGCTGACCATTGGGATTATTGCCGGGGCAGTTTGGGCCAATGAAGCTTGGGGCACCTACTGGAGTTGGGATCCCAAAGAAACTTGGGCGCTGATTACCTGGTTGGTATTCGCCGCCTATCTTCATGCCCGGATTACCCGGGGTTGGCAAGGTCGCCGTCCGGCAATTTTAGCCGCCACTGGTTTTGTGGTCGTTTGGATCTGCTATCTTGGGGTCAATCTTTTGGGCAAAGGGTTGCACTCTTACGGTTGGTTTTTCTAA